From the genome of Mycobacterium dioxanotrophicus, one region includes:
- a CDS encoding type I polyketide synthase, with translation MESVERPIEPHSRFAVVGYAARFPGAPDAEAFWEVLREGRDAVSEVPKDRWDVDEFFDPDPSTPGKVVTRRAGFVDDVTGFDAPFFGMSTREVRLMDPQHRLLLETSWRAIEHAGIAPTSLAESNTGVFVGLATHDYLGMASDELTYPEIEAYMAIGTSNAAAAGRISYRLGLQGPSVAVDTACSSSLVAIHQACQALRLGECDLALAGGANVLLTPATMITFSSAHMLAPDGRCKTFDAAADGYVRGEGCGVIVIKRLEDAIRDGDHIRAVIRGSAINQDGASGGLTVPNGVAQQRVISDALKRANLEPRDVGYLEAHGTGTSLGDPIEAQAAGAVLGAGREPDAPLLIGSAKTNIGHLEAAAGIAGVIKVILSLEHATLPKHLHFENPSPHIPWDRLAVEVVKETTPWDRNGRPRIAGVSSFGFAGTNAHVILEEAPEQVWPVPAEQPADARFSILPLSARTPAALVQLADQYRDWWSAHPEATLADVCFTAGVGRAHLEHRAALVVNSKESAVELLGALADDRPAPGLVRGESHEAPKTAWLFTGQGSQYVGMARELFDTEPVFAETLKRCAAAVADVLEKPLLDVIFDLDSPGSEETLRQTSYAQPALFALEMGLARLWQSWGFEPDVVLGHSVGQYSAACVAGVFSLEDGAKLMAERGRLFGSLPAGGRMVAVFTAAERVEGLTDEFPTLSVAAYNGTNTVLSGPAGDLEQAVARLTADGIRCDWLETSHAFHSALLDPILDAFEASANKFTYKAPQRILIDNRTGAALGRSVKLDGAYWRRHARQPVEFAKSVRTLADMNCKALLEIGPRPVLTAAALGAWPDPATTPRVIASLRRNTADHRQITEAVADAYVLGHVPTFAAFRQPDARKLDLPTYPFEHRQYWYRDNRDQPNQQQHVAARTQAVRLLEDGRIEELAALLDGDQQTVNVLTKLAAQHNQQRSTQSIADDRYEFRWEKAITPLSGAEAGASSWILIGDESDAVKPLVDALAARGQQPRFLALPASDADEAQLADALRAAVTDDTTLRIIHVAALNSTGAPSMRSLLRMHHQVLAGTRRLLRAAVTADLRAPIWLVTQGAQHVTDADTVAPEQTALWGFGRAAALELPQIWGGLADLSTASADEWSGLLGRITASDAPVREDQIALRDQTVHVPRLVRRDELPSGAPLELRYNATYLVTGGLGSIGLEIGGYLAAHGAKHLVLTSRREPSDAAAQRIDGLRAQHGCDVRVVTADVADAHDVARLLAGVRAELPPLAGIVHAAGEVGTTPLSDLDDAEVDRVFAGKVWGAWHLSEAVADEKLDFFITTSSIAAVWGGFGQTAYSAANAFLDGLAWRLREQGGVSVNFGPWSAGMADAEARKRLEQRGIRTLSPADALAGLADVVTSRSAQGVVARVDWARFLPLYQQAGRRAFLAELEREVPTQLSAAPSGTGKTQLVERLTNAPVQQRKKLLTDYLRDAVAEVTRVDSSEIREDAGFFDLGMDSLMAVELRRRMEQGVGAEIPITLVMDYPRISDVADYLLGDVLGLAEQPKSAPKPASVTTSTDEPIAIVAVSCRFPGAPNPEAFWDLLSGGVDAIREIPEDRFDIDEFYDPDPETAGKTYTRFGGFLDGIDGFDPEFFGISPREAVWIEPQQRLMLETVWEGLERAGYSPAALRGSRTGIFAGVAANEYAHLLSSESIDKIEPYFITGNALNAISGRVAFALGFEGPAMAVDTACSSALVAIHQACQALHSGDCDLALAGGVNVLLSPVTVVAASRARMLSPVGRCKTFDASADGYVRSEGCGILVLKRLSDAQRDGDRICAVIPSSAVNQDGASSGLTVPNGGAQQRLIGTALARAGWTGGDVDYLEAHGTGTPLGDPIEVQAAAAAYGASRDIDRPLLMGSVKTNIGHTESASGAAGLIKVVLSLQHETLPQSLHFENPSPHIPWDSLSVRVVDKAIPWQANGRPRRAGVSSFGFTGTNAHVLIEEAPVPTAAVAAPSEEPVGPENDQQAVNVLALSARSPEALVALAQRYGSWLDAHPDADLADVCLTAGTGRSHFEHRAALVVESVDDARMGLADLAENRTRPGVVRGEHTNHPTTAWLFTGQGSQYPGMARELFEAEPVFAETVKRCADAVADILPHPLLDVMFATDAEAGERLRHTSFAQPALFAVEMGLARLWQSWGIEPDVVLGHSVGQYAAACVAGAFSLEDGVRLIAHRGRLFGSLPAGGRMVAVFTDPKQVEQIAGEYPRVSVGAYNGPNTVLSGPGDDLQQAVNRFEEEGIRCTWLETSHAFHSELLDPVLDEFESFAAQVQFSAPTLPLVCNRTGAVLTAQTPLDAQYWRRHSRQPVQFAESVRTVAALGCSVLMEIGPQPVLTGAAVQVWPEHLAAPRAIVSLRKGVADRRQIADALAAAYVGGHRPNFAALQSAHPRTRLELPTYPFQHRRFWPKTSAITVDGPVGSGILGSAKDLASGDSVYTSRISVKSQPWLADHVIYGTVVVPGATYAAMALAAVGTPAHAKDVFFYEPIILPEKSSREVQLTLHPAGGGNEWKFQVHSRPFGVSDAEWSLNAEGTVVSGVSDNADNTDAPAADDDPIDEVIERMNRLRPQELFETFADLELVWGPNWSGSLKSLWLGDGEAIGDILVGEELAEQLGTEPLHPVLMDLCTGVAFPAFPALLAAEQGVNDLFLPLRYGQVTLKEKMPRRFYCRARWHQSALDSETQVFDLEYLDRDGRHLGGIREFTVKRAPREALLRGLGGDATRLLYTLGWHEVPLAPSDDETPKLSGTWLIAGFDGLAAKVPGCIPLDRNTNPELLGQVLAQAHERGMGFSGVVWHSSTPSAGESTAEAQARLETEIANLLSAVHTVQAGQVRLPGGLWIVTERAVATESGEPVDPVQAALWGFGRTTINEEPALHAKLVDSDGSDEAVQALASLLSGPVDEPELAVRQGKLLASRLLPWARSGHLTVPRGSDYVLAPTERGAIDNLRITEKEVPAPDEGYVQVRVEAAGLNFRDVLNVLGLYPGDPGPIGGDFAGVVTQLGEGVTGVEVGQRVYGSMQGAFSSRFNVPAQFLAPIPDGVSAVQAATIPAAALTVRLAFDWAQLKPGDKVLIHAASGGVGLAAIQMAQQCGAEVFATASTFKRATLRKLGVKYVYDSRTTDFADQILADTGGEGVDVVLNSLTSEGFIEATLKATAQGGRFAEIAKRDIWSHERMAEARPDIAYEIVALDTVMFTEPDRIRDLLIEVSDGLAKREWTPLPAEVYPLTEARAAFRRMQQARHIGKIVVQIPNPLQPRPDRSYLITGGLGAIGLHTASYLAQLGAGDIVLTSRRAPDADAQRVIEEITERYKTRIHVFAADVGAEAEVATLLEKIRAELPPLAGVAHLAGVLDDALLGQQSVERFRTTLTPKAFGASHLDRLTKDDELDFFIVSSSVSSLFGSPGQSNYATANALLDGLVAQRRAQGLPATGVNFGPWAQGGMASSEAATANISAQGLIPLEPSAALAALAEVVANGTGQATVIKANWQRAAKVLGSQRPPILDLVLPSAAGEVVGDSEVLKQLLEIPVPQRAGFVTEFLQKEVQNFLRLAQPPAASSRFLDLGTDSLMAIELRNRLHSQFGGKFTLNATAVFDYPTIGGLAEYLVSQLPDAESAEAPEPAESAESAETPQPAD, from the coding sequence ATGGAATCCGTCGAGCGTCCGATCGAACCGCACTCCCGTTTCGCCGTTGTCGGCTACGCGGCGCGCTTCCCGGGGGCACCTGATGCCGAGGCATTCTGGGAAGTGTTGCGCGAGGGCCGTGACGCGGTGTCGGAAGTGCCCAAGGACCGCTGGGACGTCGACGAATTCTTCGATCCGGACCCGAGTACGCCCGGCAAGGTGGTGACCCGGCGGGCCGGTTTCGTCGACGACGTCACCGGCTTCGACGCGCCGTTCTTCGGCATGTCCACGCGCGAAGTCAGATTGATGGACCCGCAGCATCGACTGCTACTCGAGACTTCGTGGCGCGCGATCGAGCATGCCGGCATCGCACCGACATCTCTTGCAGAAAGCAACACCGGCGTGTTCGTCGGTTTGGCGACACACGACTACCTGGGCATGGCCTCCGACGAGCTGACGTACCCCGAGATCGAGGCCTACATGGCCATCGGGACGTCGAACGCCGCAGCCGCCGGGCGTATCAGCTACCGGTTGGGGCTGCAGGGTCCCTCCGTCGCCGTCGACACGGCGTGCAGCTCGTCGTTGGTGGCGATCCATCAGGCCTGCCAGGCGCTGCGTCTGGGCGAATGTGACCTGGCCCTGGCCGGTGGCGCGAACGTCCTGCTCACCCCGGCCACGATGATCACGTTCTCCAGCGCGCACATGCTCGCGCCCGACGGTCGGTGCAAGACCTTCGACGCGGCGGCCGACGGCTACGTACGCGGCGAGGGCTGCGGCGTCATCGTCATCAAACGCCTCGAGGACGCGATCCGCGACGGTGACCACATTCGCGCCGTGATCCGCGGCAGCGCCATCAACCAGGACGGCGCGTCGGGCGGACTGACGGTGCCCAACGGCGTCGCCCAGCAGCGCGTCATCTCCGACGCGCTCAAGCGGGCGAACCTCGAACCCCGCGATGTCGGATACCTGGAAGCCCACGGCACCGGGACTTCGCTGGGCGACCCGATCGAAGCCCAGGCCGCCGGTGCGGTGCTCGGTGCCGGACGCGAGCCCGACGCGCCGCTGTTGATCGGCTCGGCGAAGACGAATATCGGGCACCTGGAAGCCGCCGCAGGAATCGCAGGCGTCATCAAGGTCATCTTGTCGCTGGAGCACGCGACACTGCCCAAGCATCTGCACTTCGAGAACCCGTCGCCGCACATCCCCTGGGACCGGTTGGCTGTCGAGGTGGTCAAGGAGACCACCCCGTGGGACCGCAACGGCAGGCCCCGCATCGCCGGGGTCAGCTCGTTCGGGTTCGCAGGCACCAACGCGCACGTCATCCTCGAAGAAGCTCCCGAACAAGTCTGGCCGGTTCCGGCCGAGCAGCCCGCCGACGCGCGGTTCAGCATCCTTCCGCTGTCGGCGCGCACGCCTGCCGCGTTGGTGCAGCTCGCCGACCAGTACCGCGACTGGTGGAGCGCCCACCCCGAGGCCACGCTCGCCGACGTCTGCTTCACCGCCGGAGTGGGGCGCGCGCACCTGGAACACCGCGCCGCGCTGGTGGTCAATTCGAAGGAATCCGCCGTCGAGTTGCTCGGCGCGCTCGCCGACGACCGCCCGGCGCCGGGTTTGGTCCGCGGAGAATCGCACGAAGCGCCGAAGACGGCGTGGCTGTTCACCGGCCAGGGCAGCCAGTACGTCGGCATGGCCCGCGAATTATTCGACACCGAACCGGTTTTCGCCGAAACGCTGAAACGGTGCGCGGCCGCGGTCGCCGATGTGCTCGAAAAGCCGTTGCTGGACGTGATATTCGACCTTGACAGCCCAGGCAGCGAAGAGACGCTGCGGCAGACCTCCTACGCGCAACCGGCCCTGTTCGCCCTGGAGATGGGCCTGGCCCGGCTCTGGCAGTCGTGGGGTTTCGAGCCAGACGTGGTGCTGGGCCACAGCGTGGGCCAGTATTCGGCGGCCTGCGTCGCGGGTGTCTTCAGCCTTGAGGACGGCGCGAAGCTGATGGCCGAACGGGGCCGTCTGTTCGGCAGCCTGCCTGCCGGTGGCCGGATGGTGGCGGTGTTCACCGCCGCCGAGCGGGTCGAGGGCCTCACCGACGAATTTCCAACGCTGTCAGTCGCCGCATACAACGGCACCAACACCGTATTGTCAGGCCCCGCAGGAGATCTCGAACAGGCCGTCGCCCGGTTGACTGCCGATGGCATCCGGTGCGACTGGCTGGAAACCAGCCATGCCTTCCACTCGGCACTGCTCGACCCGATTCTCGATGCCTTCGAGGCATCTGCGAACAAGTTCACTTACAAAGCACCGCAACGGATTCTGATCGACAACCGGACCGGCGCCGCACTCGGCCGCAGCGTCAAGCTCGACGGCGCGTACTGGCGTCGCCACGCGCGCCAGCCGGTGGAATTCGCCAAGAGCGTGCGGACGCTGGCCGATATGAACTGCAAGGCGTTGCTCGAGATCGGCCCGCGGCCCGTGCTCACCGCCGCGGCGCTGGGCGCCTGGCCGGATCCGGCCACCACACCGCGGGTGATCGCCTCCCTGCGGCGCAACACCGCCGACCACCGGCAGATCACCGAAGCCGTCGCCGACGCATACGTTTTGGGTCACGTGCCCACGTTCGCGGCCTTCCGGCAGCCGGACGCGCGCAAGCTGGACCTACCCACCTATCCGTTCGAACACCGCCAGTACTGGTATCGCGACAACCGGGATCAGCCCAACCAGCAACAGCACGTCGCCGCACGTACCCAGGCCGTGCGCCTTCTCGAGGACGGCCGCATCGAGGAGCTCGCAGCGCTACTCGACGGCGACCAGCAGACCGTGAACGTCCTGACAAAGCTTGCCGCACAACACAATCAGCAACGCTCGACGCAGTCCATCGCCGACGACCGCTATGAGTTCCGCTGGGAGAAGGCGATTACCCCGCTGTCCGGCGCCGAGGCCGGGGCGAGTTCCTGGATCCTGATCGGCGACGAATCCGACGCGGTCAAGCCCCTGGTCGACGCGCTCGCCGCGCGTGGCCAGCAGCCGCGATTCCTCGCGTTGCCTGCGTCCGATGCCGACGAGGCGCAGCTCGCGGATGCGTTGCGCGCTGCGGTCACTGACGATACGACGTTGCGCATCATCCATGTAGCAGCTCTCAACTCGACCGGTGCGCCTTCGATGCGGTCTCTTCTGCGGATGCACCACCAGGTGCTCGCCGGGACGCGACGACTCTTGCGCGCCGCGGTCACCGCTGACCTGCGGGCCCCGATCTGGCTGGTCACCCAGGGCGCACAGCACGTCACCGATGCCGACACGGTGGCGCCGGAGCAGACTGCCCTGTGGGGATTCGGTCGCGCCGCGGCGCTGGAGCTGCCCCAGATCTGGGGCGGGCTGGCTGACCTCTCTACCGCTTCCGCCGACGAATGGTCCGGACTGCTCGGCCGCATCACGGCATCCGACGCGCCCGTGCGGGAAGACCAGATCGCGCTGCGCGATCAAACCGTCCACGTTCCCCGGCTGGTCCGGCGCGATGAATTGCCCAGTGGCGCTCCGCTCGAATTACGGTACAACGCAACGTATCTGGTGACCGGCGGCCTCGGCTCCATCGGCCTGGAGATCGGCGGATACCTGGCCGCGCACGGCGCCAAGCATCTGGTGCTGACCAGCCGTCGTGAGCCCAGCGACGCCGCAGCGCAACGCATCGACGGACTGCGCGCCCAGCACGGCTGCGACGTCCGGGTGGTCACCGCCGATGTCGCCGACGCGCACGACGTCGCACGACTGCTGGCCGGCGTGCGCGCCGAGCTGCCGCCGCTGGCGGGCATCGTGCACGCCGCCGGCGAGGTCGGCACCACCCCGCTCAGCGACCTGGACGACGCCGAAGTGGATCGCGTCTTCGCCGGGAAAGTCTGGGGTGCATGGCATTTGAGCGAGGCTGTGGCTGACGAGAAGCTCGACTTCTTCATCACCACCTCCTCGATCGCCGCGGTCTGGGGTGGCTTCGGTCAGACCGCCTACAGCGCGGCCAACGCGTTCCTCGACGGGCTGGCGTGGCGCTTGCGTGAGCAGGGCGGCGTCAGCGTCAACTTCGGACCGTGGTCGGCGGGCATGGCCGACGCGGAAGCCCGCAAGCGGCTCGAACAGCGCGGGATCCGGACGCTCTCGCCCGCCGACGCGCTGGCCGGGCTGGCCGACGTGGTCACGTCGCGGTCCGCGCAAGGCGTTGTGGCGCGGGTCGATTGGGCCCGCTTCCTGCCGCTGTACCAGCAGGCCGGCCGCCGGGCATTCCTGGCCGAGTTGGAGCGCGAGGTACCCACCCAGCTGTCCGCTGCGCCGTCGGGCACCGGCAAGACCCAGCTGGTCGAACGGCTGACAAACGCTCCGGTTCAGCAGCGCAAGAAACTGCTCACCGACTACCTGCGTGACGCGGTGGCAGAGGTGACGCGCGTGGACTCCTCGGAGATCCGCGAGGACGCCGGATTCTTCGACCTCGGCATGGATTCGCTGATGGCCGTCGAACTGCGCCGCCGCATGGAACAGGGCGTGGGCGCGGAGATTCCCATCACCCTGGTGATGGATTACCCCCGAATCTCCGACGTGGCCGACTACCTGCTCGGCGACGTGCTCGGCCTCGCCGAGCAACCGAAGTCGGCACCCAAACCGGCCTCGGTGACAACGAGCACCGACGAACCGATCGCGATCGTCGCGGTGTCGTGCCGTTTCCCCGGCGCACCCAACCCAGAGGCCTTCTGGGACCTGCTGTCCGGCGGTGTCGACGCCATCCGCGAAATCCCCGAGGACCGCTTCGACATCGACGAGTTCTACGACCCGGATCCGGAGACGGCGGGCAAGACCTACACGCGCTTCGGCGGATTCCTCGACGGCATCGACGGCTTCGACCCTGAGTTCTTCGGCATCTCGCCGCGCGAGGCGGTCTGGATCGAGCCCCAGCAGCGGCTGATGCTGGAAACAGTATGGGAAGGCCTGGAGCGGGCCGGCTATTCGCCTGCGGCGTTGCGCGGCAGCCGAACCGGCATCTTCGCCGGCGTGGCCGCCAACGAGTATGCCCACCTGCTGTCGTCGGAGTCGATCGACAAGATCGAGCCGTACTTCATCACCGGCAATGCGCTCAACGCCATCTCCGGTCGAGTTGCCTTTGCGCTGGGATTCGAAGGCCCGGCCATGGCCGTCGACACCGCGTGCAGCTCGGCGTTGGTCGCGATCCATCAGGCCTGCCAGGCATTGCATTCCGGGGACTGCGACCTGGCGCTGGCCGGCGGCGTCAACGTCCTGCTTTCTCCGGTGACGGTCGTCGCCGCCTCCCGTGCACGGATGCTGTCACCCGTCGGGCGCTGCAAGACCTTCGACGCGTCCGCCGATGGCTACGTGCGCAGTGAGGGCTGCGGAATTCTCGTGCTCAAGCGGCTCAGCGATGCACAACGCGACGGCGACCGGATCTGCGCGGTCATCCCCAGCAGCGCGGTGAACCAGGACGGCGCGTCCAGTGGTCTTACGGTGCCCAATGGTGGTGCGCAGCAACGGCTCATCGGGACAGCACTCGCGCGCGCCGGGTGGACCGGCGGCGACGTCGACTACCTCGAGGCGCACGGTACGGGCACCCCACTGGGCGATCCCATCGAGGTGCAGGCTGCTGCCGCCGCCTACGGCGCATCGCGGGACATCGACCGGCCGCTGTTGATGGGCTCGGTGAAGACCAACATCGGTCACACCGAGTCCGCTTCGGGCGCAGCAGGTCTGATCAAGGTCGTGTTGTCGTTGCAGCACGAGACACTGCCGCAGAGCCTGCACTTCGAGAACCCGTCCCCGCACATCCCATGGGATTCGCTCTCGGTGCGGGTGGTGGACAAGGCGATTCCGTGGCAGGCCAATGGCAGGCCGCGGCGCGCCGGGGTGAGTTCGTTCGGGTTCACCGGCACCAACGCGCACGTGCTCATCGAAGAGGCGCCGGTTCCCACGGCTGCCGTGGCTGCTCCGAGCGAGGAACCAGTCGGCCCGGAAAACGACCAGCAGGCGGTCAACGTCCTTGCGCTGTCCGCCCGGTCACCGGAAGCCCTGGTGGCACTGGCCCAGCGGTACGGATCGTGGTTGGACGCGCACCCCGACGCCGATCTGGCCGACGTGTGCCTGACCGCGGGCACGGGTCGCTCGCACTTCGAACACCGCGCCGCGCTGGTCGTGGAGTCGGTCGACGACGCCCGCATGGGCCTCGCAGACCTCGCAGAGAACCGCACGCGACCCGGGGTGGTTCGCGGCGAGCACACCAACCATCCGACAACGGCGTGGTTGTTCACCGGGCAGGGCAGCCAGTACCCGGGAATGGCGCGCGAATTGTTCGAGGCCGAGCCGGTTTTCGCCGAAACCGTGAAAAGGTGTGCGGACGCGGTTGCCGACATCCTGCCGCATCCGCTGCTGGATGTCATGTTCGCGACCGATGCCGAGGCCGGAGAACGGTTGCGGCACACCTCGTTTGCCCAGCCGGCACTCTTCGCCGTCGAGATGGGCCTGGCCCGCCTGTGGCAGTCGTGGGGCATTGAGCCGGACGTCGTGCTGGGCCACAGCGTGGGTCAGTACGCCGCGGCATGTGTGGCGGGAGCGTTCAGCCTCGAAGACGGTGTGCGGCTGATCGCTCACCGCGGCCGGCTGTTCGGCAGCCTGCCCGCCGGCGGGCGCATGGTGGCGGTGTTCACCGATCCCAAGCAGGTCGAGCAGATCGCCGGTGAATACCCGCGCGTGTCAGTCGGTGCCTACAACGGGCCCAACACCGTGCTTTCGGGTCCCGGTGACGATCTGCAACAAGCGGTCAACCGGTTCGAGGAAGAGGGCATCCGCTGCACGTGGCTGGAGACCAGCCACGCCTTCCACTCGGAACTGTTGGACCCGGTGCTCGACGAATTCGAGTCATTCGCCGCTCAGGTGCAGTTCTCCGCCCCGACGTTGCCGCTGGTCTGCAACCGCACCGGTGCCGTGCTCACGGCCCAGACGCCGCTCGACGCCCAGTACTGGCGGCGGCATTCGCGTCAGCCGGTGCAGTTCGCCGAAAGTGTCCGCACGGTAGCGGCGTTGGGCTGCTCGGTGTTGATGGAGATCGGTCCGCAGCCGGTGTTGACCGGGGCTGCAGTGCAGGTATGGCCGGAGCATCTGGCCGCGCCGCGGGCGATCGTCTCACTGCGCAAGGGTGTCGCCGACCGGCGCCAGATCGCCGACGCGCTGGCCGCAGCCTACGTCGGAGGGCACCGGCCGAACTTCGCGGCGCTGCAATCCGCGCACCCGCGGACCCGGCTCGAACTGCCCACCTACCCGTTCCAGCACCGGCGCTTCTGGCCCAAGACATCGGCAATCACCGTGGACGGCCCCGTCGGATCCGGAATCCTGGGCAGTGCAAAGGATCTCGCGTCCGGCGACTCGGTGTACACGAGCAGGATCTCGGTCAAGTCGCAGCCGTGGCTTGCCGACCACGTCATTTACGGCACCGTCGTGGTGCCCGGTGCGACGTATGCGGCGATGGCGCTGGCAGCCGTCGGCACGCCGGCGCACGCGAAAGACGTGTTCTTTTACGAGCCGATCATCCTGCCCGAGAAGAGCTCTCGCGAGGTGCAGTTGACCTTGCACCCGGCCGGCGGCGGCAACGAGTGGAAGTTCCAGGTGCACAGCCGCCCGTTCGGCGTCAGTGATGCCGAGTGGTCGTTGAACGCCGAAGGCACTGTGGTCAGCGGTGTTTCCGACAACGCCGACAACACCGACGCACCGGCGGCCGACGACGATCCGATCGACGAAGTGATCGAGCGGATGAACCGGCTGCGGCCGCAGGAGTTGTTCGAAACCTTCGCCGACCTGGAGCTGGTCTGGGGCCCGAACTGGTCGGGTTCGCTCAAGTCCCTGTGGCTCGGTGACGGTGAGGCCATCGGCGACATCCTCGTCGGTGAAGAACTCGCCGAACAGCTCGGCACCGAACCGCTGCACCCGGTCTTGATGGACCTGTGCACGGGTGTTGCATTCCCTGCATTCCCGGCGCTTCTCGCAGCCGAACAGGGGGTGAACGACCTGTTCCTGCCGCTGCGGTACGGGCAGGTGACGCTGAAGGAAAAGATGCCTCGGCGGTTCTACTGCCGTGCGCGGTGGCACCAGAGTGCCCTCGACAGCGAGACCCAAGTGTTCGACCTCGAGTACCTCGATCGGGACGGCCGTCACCTCGGAGGGATTCGCGAGTTCACCGTGAAGCGGGCGCCTCGCGAGGCCCTGCTGCGGGGCCTCGGCGGCGACGCCACGCGGCTGCTGTACACCCTCGGCTGGCACGAGGTGCCGCTTGCGCCGTCTGACGATGAGACCCCCAAGCTGAGCGGCACCTGGCTGATCGCCGGATTCGACGGATTGGCCGCCAAGGTGCCGGGCTGCATCCCGTTGGACCGCAACACCAATCCCGAGCTCTTGGGGCAGGTGCTGGCACAGGCACACGAACGCGGCATGGGGTTCTCCGGCGTCGTCTGGCACAGCAGCACCCCAAGCGCAGGCGAGTCGACCGCCGAGGCGCAGGCGCGGCTCGAAACGGAGATCGCCAACCTGCTCAGTGCCGTGCACACCGTGCAGGCCGGTCAGGTCAGGCTGCCCGGCGGACTGTGGATCGTCACCGAGCGAGCTGTGGCCACCGAGTCCGGTGAACCCGTGGACCCGGTGCAGGCGGCGCTGTGGGGATTCGGCCGCACCACCATCAACGAGGAACCGGCGCTGCACGCCAAGCTCGTCGATTCCGACGGTTCGGATGAGGCTGTGCAGGCACTGGCCAGCTTGCTGTCCGGCCCTGTGGATGAGCCAGAACTGGCTGTGCGGCAAGGCAAGCTGTTGGCCTCGCGCCTGTTGCCGTGGGCGCGCAGCGGTCATCTCACGGTGCCCCGCGGGAGCGACTACGTCCTCGCACCCACCGAACGCGGCGCGATCGACAACCTGCGGATCACCGAGAAAGAGGTACCGGCACCGGACGAGGGTTACGTACAGGTCCGAGTCGAGGCCGCTGGCCTCAACTTCCGCGACGTGCTCAACGTTCTTGGCCTGTACCCGGGAGATCCCGGGCCGATCGGCGGTGACTTCGCTGGCGTCGTAACGCAATTGGGTGAGGGCGTCACCGGCGTCGAGGTGGGCCAACGCGTCTACGGTTCCATGCAGGGTGCCTTCTCCAGCCGGTTCAACGTGCCGGCCCAGTTCCTGGCGCCGATCCCCGACGGGGTGAGTGCGGTGCAGGCCGCGACGATTCCCGCTGCGGCGCTGACGGTCCGACTCGCGTTCGACTGGGCGCAGCTCAAGCCCGGTGACAAGGTGCTGATCCACGCGGCCAGCGGTGGCGTCGGGTTGGCGGCGATCCAGATGGCCCAGCAGTGCGGTGCCGAGGTGTTCGCCACGGCCAGCACCTTCAAGCGTGCGACGCTGCGCAAGCTGGGCGTGAAGTACGTGTACGACTCGCGCACAACCGATTTCGCCGACCAGATCTTGGCGGATACCGGCGGTGAGGGTGTCGACGTGGTGCTCAACTCGCTGACCAGCGAAGGGTTCATCGAGGCGACCTTGAAGGCCACGGCCCAGGGTGGCCGTTTCGCCGAGATCGCCAAGCGCGACATCTGGTCGCATGAGCGGATGGCTGAGGCCCGTCCCGATATCGCCTACGAGATCGTCGCGCTGGACACCGTGATGTTCACCGAACCGGATCGCATCCGCGACTTGCTCATTGAGGTGTCGGACGGGCTGGCCAAGCGAGAGTGGACGCCGCTGCCCGCGGAGGTCTACCCGCTGACCGAGGCCCGGGCCGCGTTCCGCCGCATGCAGCAGGCGAGGCACATCGGCAAGATCGTGGTGCAGATACCGAATCCGCTGCAGCCGCGCCCGGATCGCAGCTACCTCATCACCGGTGGACTCGGGGCGATCGGTCTGCACACGGCGTCGTACCTGGCCCAGCTCGGTGCCGGCGACATCGTGTTGACCAGCAGGCGCGCGCCCGATGCGGACGCGCAGCGTGTCATCGAGGAGATCACCGAGCGCTACAAGACCCGCATCCACGTCTTCGCCGCCGATGTCGGCGCCGAAGCGGAGGTGGCGACGCTCTTGGAGAAGATCCGTGCGGAGCTGCCGCCCCTGGCCGGGGTGGCGCATCTGGCGGGCGTACTCGACGATGCGCTGTTGGGGCAGCAGAGCGTGGAACGGTTCCGGACGACGTTGACGCCCAAGGCCTTCGGCGCCAGCCACCTGGACCGATTGACCAAGGACGACGAGCTGGACTTCTTCATCGTGTCGTCCTCGGTGTCCAGCTTGTTCGGCTCCCCCGGTCAGTCCAACTACGCGACCGCCAACGCGCTGCTCGACGGCCTGGTAGCGCAGCGTCGGGCACAGGGGCTGCCGGCCACGGGTGTCAACTTCGGTCCGTGGGCCCAAGGTGGCATGGCCTCCTCGGAGGCGGCGACGGCGAATATCAGTGCCCAGGGCCTGATTCCGCTGGAACCGTCGGCCGCGCTGGCCGCCCTCGCCGAGGTCGTCGCCAACGGCACCGGCCAAGCCACCGTCATCAAGGCCAACTGGCAACGGGCCGCCAAGGTGCTGGGCAGTCAGCGGCCGCCGATCCTCGACCTGGTGTTGCCGAGTGCCGCCGGTGAGGTCGTCGGTGACAGCGAGGTTCTCAAGCAGCTGCTCGAGATCCCGGTGCCGCAGCGTGCCGGCTTCGTGACCGAGTTTCTGCAGAAGGAGGTGCAGAACTTCCTTCGTCTGGCACAGCCGCCCGCGGCGAGCAGTCGGTTCCTGGACCTCGGCACGGACTCGCTCATGGCGATCGAGCTGCGTAACCGGTTGCACAGTCAGTTCGGCGGCAAATTCACCCTCAACGCGACGGCGGTCTTCGACTACCCGACCATCGGTGGGCTCGCCGAGTACCTCGTGAGCCAACTGCCCGATGCGGAGTCCGCGGAGGCACCGGAACCGGCGGAGTCGGCGGAGTCGGCTGAGACACCGCAGCCCGCGGACTAG